One Vicia villosa cultivar HV-30 ecotype Madison, WI linkage group LG5, Vvil1.0, whole genome shotgun sequence genomic window, TATAGAAAAATTCACCCACTTTCTTGGCATACTAGTAAAACAAATAGAAGACACCATCTTTATCTCTCAAAGCAAGTATGCAAAAAGTATAATGAAAAAGTTTGATCTTGAAAAGACAAGTCATGACTCATAAGAGAACACCTATTGTAACACATGTGAAACTAACCAAAGATGATAATAATGTTGATGCTGATCAAAGTCTTTATAGAAGCATGATAGAGAGTCTTATGTATAATGAGAGGTTTTGTTCTAATTTGCTCATATGTTGAATAATGGTTCTAATATGTTAGATAAAATCTTGAAAGTTGAGAAGATATTTAGGAATATGAAGGAAATATGGTTTGACTACAACTCTATgaaaaaagaaatcaaagtttTTATTAAGAAGTTTCCCCTCTGAAAAGAAGACCAATTTTCTAATGTTGAACTATATGTCATAACATCCGATTCGACATGTatatattttcaaaacaaaagcAACAAAAACTCTTCACAAAGATGTCACATGATCGTATAATACCccaccaataaataaataaaaacatttttttactaAATAAACATTAATAGtaccatattttatttttaccttTCTAACCAATAGAGAATAGAGATAGAAAAATTAGTACTAGTACAAGTGAATCCAATCTAGCAATCTCAATTCTCTAAGCCATTATTTTCTGCTTTGACTGAAATCTCACGCTATTATTTCAAACATAAATTtgaataacaatttttttattattattattttactttttagtaCTTGTTAATTTCGATAACCAGAAATTTTGCCCGCCACTCTCAAATTACGAAACCCACCTCAAAACCCTACTTCGCcgttcactctctctctctctctctctctcctctctctttctctctctagatTTGTCCTCTTCTTGTTTCAATtctattcttcatcttctccggtCGGCGGTGGAATGTCGTGGGAAGACGAGGTTGTGATTCGCGATGTCACCAATGCCGGTCTTGTTGTCAGTGATCGAATTGGCCGTGAAGTTTCGTCTCAGCTCGACCTAGAAGAAGCTCTGGAAGCTTCCAGATATGCTAGCCATCCGTATTCTACTCATCCACGAGAGGTTTTGTTCTTCAATTTGAACCATTGGAATTGTTGTTTTTAGATTCATGTGTTTTTAGCTTCATTCTGCTATTTGTTAGTGTAGAATTGTGTAAGGAACATTCGCTTTTTTCATGAGAAATGAGTAGAGGTAATTTGGGTACATTACTGGGGAGAATGATAAACTAGTATTGTTATGTATTCCAGGTTAAATAGGGTGTGTTAGGTTATGTGGTGACCAAAAATGATTTTAGGGAATTGATTATGGCCAAAAGTGAGTTATAGGAAAGAGTGATTTAAGAGTGATTTTTTGTTTGGGatatattcattttaaaaaaattgagtgaaaaaaattaattattgaataaaaaacttcattttctatattcaattgcaaaattgattatgaTTAAAAGTGAGTTGAAGGAAAAAGggatttatgtttgaatacatttCAAATTATGATTAATTTTAGAGGCAAATGTGTGATAGTGCTTCAGTTTTACACTTTTTCTCTGTCTGATTGCATATTGTTGTTGTTTCAGTGGCCTCCTTTAGTTGAGGTAGCGAATACATGGGAGTTGCCTCCCGTTCTTATTGAAAGGTACAGAGCAGCCGGCGGGGAAGGGACTGCTTTTTGTGGAATATTTCCAGAAATACGTAGGGCATGGGCTTCTGTGGACAACACCTTGTTTCTTTGGCGTTTTGATAAGTGGTAAGTATTGTGATGATGTGTTTTAAAGGCCGAGGCTGGACACGCCCCCTTCACACTCTTGAATCAACACCTTGCATTTTTGTTGTGACTATAGAACCCCATAACTGTTTCTTAAATTCTTATTTGGGTGTTTCTAGTTGGTCCGCTATAATGGTTTAAGAGCTATTAGTTTGAGTAGTTGTTGTATGGATGTTGATAAGGAAATTTTACTAAGCATTTAGTTTAGTAAAAAAGtttaaccctaaaaatatttGAACATAAAAGTAAAATTTATTTGAGTTTTAACTTCTGATTGTTTAACTTCTAATTctgttttataattattttggCTTTTTGATCAATAATgtatataatttgatttgatgGAGGAATGTTTTAGGTGGCTAAAAGTTGTTTTCACTGTTGTACTTCAGTGGAACCAATATTTTAAATGGGCTGTGGTACTTCTAATCTAACATTACTGCTTCCTTAGGGATGGCCAGTGTCCTGAATATAGCAAGGAGGAACAAGCTATTTGTGCTGTCAGTCTTGCAAAATCAAAACCTGGTGTTTTCGTCGAAGCTATCCAATATCTTTTAATCTTAGCAACCCCAGTTGAGGTATTGTCCATTTATATTTTAATACTCTTCCAAGGGCTTCTGTACTAAAATATTGTGCTTCTGAAGTTGTTCTTTGTGTTATGCTGTTAATTGGTTATTTTGTACGTGAGCAACATCATTTGTGTTAGTTTGTATTGGGAAATAAAGTCTCacatcaaaaaaagaaaagacaaaaaaataatttatagaaTGCGACACCCCTTACCTTACAAGCCAATTTTGTAAGGGCTAATTAATCGTAATATGGTGTCAGATCGTATTGGTTAGGGCCATCCACCATATTATCCTCGCATCAAGCCTAATGTGTTGGGTGTTAGGGATGTATTGGGAAAAACCTTCTCACATTGGAAATAGTTAGGGTCTGGAAATAATTGATAGAGTGGTATCCCTCAACTTACTAGCCGGTTTATTATGGATGACTTGGATTCAATATACAAATCTAATAGTTTGCCACTTCTATTAGCTCTTCTTTTGAATTGAATATTGTTCCTTTCATCTCTTGAAGTGCTATATGTTCTTGCTTCTGGAATCTCATAATTGAATTCCATCTGCAGTGTTGTATTAAAATGAATGATGGGTAGTATAAAGTCAACCGTTAATTAAACAAATGTTACAATGTACACTGGTTATActagacaaaataaaattaatggaAAATTTGGTGTATTCCCTTATAATGGAGAAAGTAGAGATGTAGAATCTCTCCTTAGATGGCTTGGATGCATGAAGAAGACATGTAGAATCACTTGTAAAAAGAGTAGACAGATGTAGAATAGTCCAAAATTAGAAGTAGAGGGGAGATCAATGAAATGTATAGACCAAACTAGTTAGAGAAATTTAATGATAATTAATCTTTTTGGACCAATTACATGATAGGGTTTTATGACTTGAATCGCTTCATGTAGCTGACTCCACCTAGTGATAAAAGGCCTTATTGTTTGTTGTCTGAACTGTTGATAGGTCATATTAATCTATCAACCTGTTTTTATGTGGTTCTCTTTGTGGTTGAATAGCACTTTGGTTGGAATTAAGCTAAGGAAGGATAGCTACTTTCCCTAAAGTTTTCCAATAGCAGTGATAAATATCACAAGTAGTTTGGTTAGTCTTCTTTTGGACATATTCTTGCCCTCATTATTGTTTCAGTACACGGttttgtgttaaaagattagaTATAATTATGGCTCTATTGTGGGGTCATTTTAAGTACAGGAGATTGATACCTGGTTGTTTTTACACGTTAATAGCATAGATACCAAGTGCACTTTAGAAAGGGAGGATGATTTAGCCCATGTTAAGGTTATTATTTTCTCTACAGAATTATTCAAGCATGACTGCGGCATATAAATGGTTTACTGTCTTTTCCTTTAAATGAATCAAGATATTGAAGGAAATAGTTAGGATTATGATAAATTTTCCAGAAGATAAATAGAGTACATAAACTAGGTTCTGTCTATTATGGACCCCTACAAAGTAGTCcaattttgtaaattttattaaaatacatctctctccccctttttttattactaaaagtgATAAGTGGTCACCTTTATTCTCCTTGAAACCCTTTTTGGGATGTCCATAATAGACAAAtcccataaaaataatattattgttaAGTAATGTGGTTGGGTCTAACTGATCCCTACAATactggcttgtagggtgaggattaccccccacttataaggacatgttcatgccatatattgtccgatgtgagactcCTAACACACCCCTCACGCCTAGGACTGGACATCTGGAGATTCTGGACGATGTGGGGCTCTTAATAATTATAAACTTAACAAGGTCTTTGAGTCTTGTTTATGTCCTTTAGAGAATCTCCCAAAATAGAAAATCCAACAGCATACTGGTATTTTTCTgtagttaaaaataattatttcccAAGATTTTAATACTTTTGTGTGGTGATTTTGTTAGTTGTTCACTACACGCTGCTATAGGATTTCTATAATAACATGTTATGAGATCCTTTTATCCATCAGTTAAAGAGTAACAAGTTTTCTATGAACCAGTGCAGTATGTTCTTTTCAGACTTCCATGTGGGGACAGTATTGTTTCTTACCCAATTCTTTTTCTCAGTTAATTTTAGTTGGAGTGTGCTGCTCTGGAGGAGCAGATGGCTCAGATCCATTTGCAGAAGTTTCGTTACAGCCATTGCCAGATTATACAGTATCATCTGACGGGGTTACGATGACATGTGTAGCATGTACTGACAAGGGCCGCATTTTCTTTGCTGGCCGTGATGGCCACATATACGAGCTTCTTTATTCAACTGGCTCAGGATGGCAAAAGCGCTGCAGAAAAGTATGTGTCACCGCTGGTCTAGGAAGTGTAATTTCAAGGTACTTGCTTTTTTATTATTTGTGGTATAATATTACTATCTGCAATACTCATtttgatttttataatattagAATTCTATGTttattttgtaaatgatatctaagTGCGTGCGTGCACACGTGCACACACATATTCATATACTCACCTCAATTTCGCATATAAGTGTTGATTTGTTAATTCCTTAGTAACCTGTCTTAGCTGTTATTTGCAGATGGGTCATACCAAATGTATTCAATTTTGGAGCTGTTGACCCTGTTGTTGAAATGGTTTTTGACAATGAGCGACAGATATTGTATGCTAGAACTGAAGAGATGAAAATTCAGGTTTATGTTCTTGGACCAATTGGTGATGGACCATTAAAAAAAGTGGCTGAAGAAAGGAATCTTGTCAATCAGAAAGATGCACATCATGGAAGCAGACAATCAAGTGGATCAAGAGCATCAAGTCGATCACCAAAGCCATCTATTGTTAGTATTTCACCCTTATCTACACTTGAATCCAAATGGCTACATCTTGTTGCTGTTTTATCAGATGGCAGAAGGATGTACCTATCCACCTCTCCAACTAGCGGAAGCCTGAACGGATTCAACACCAACCATCACAAACCTAGCTGTTTAAAGGTTGTAACAACAAGGCCTGCTCCTCCTTGGGGTGTTAGTGGCGGCCTCACATTTGGAACTATGGCTCTTGCTGGTAGACCACAAAATGAGGATCTCTCACTGAAAGTTGAGGCAGCCTATTATTCTGCGGGAACTCTTATTCTTTCTGATGCCTCACCTCCTACTATGCCTTCACTCCTTGTTTTAAACAAGGATTCGAGCACACAGTCATCACCATCGGGTAATCTAGGGACAGGTACGAGGAATTCCCGGGCACTACGGGAATCCGTATCTTCTTTACCAGTTGAAGGTCGAATGCTTTCTGTGGCCGATGTTTTACCTCTACCAGATACTTTAGCTACTGTGCAGTCTCTATATTCAGAAATTGAGTTTGGTGTTTTTGAAAGCTCAATGGAATCGTGTGAAAGGGTGTCGGGCAAACTGTGGGCAAGGGGGGACCTCTCAACCCAACATATATTGCCAAGGAGGAGGATTGTCATCTTCAGCACCATGGGCATGATGGAAATTGTTTTTAACAGGCCACTAGACATTTTAAGGCGGCTATTAGAGTCCAACTTTCCGAGATCAGTTTTAGAAGATTTCTTCAATCGATTTAGTGCCGGGGAGGCAGCTGCAATGTGTCTAATGCTAGCTGCGAGGATAGTGCATTCTGAAAATTTTATCAGCAATGTTATTGCTGAGAAGGCAGCTGAAGCTTTTGAGGACCCAAGACTTGTTGGCATGCCACAACTTGAAGGCAGTAATGCATTATCAAACACAAGAACTGGTGGTGGTGGATTTAGCATGGGTCAGGTTGTTCAGGAGGCTGAGCCTGTTTTTTCAGGTGCACATGAAGGGCTCTGTTTGTGTTCATCTAGATTACTCTTTCCTCTATGGGAACTACCTGTAATGGTTATAAAAGGAAGTGCAGGTGCTTCAGGCACTTCATTTGAAAACGGAGTAGTTGTATGCAGACTATCCATTGGGGCTATGCAAGTCCTTGAACACAAACTTCGATCTTTAGAGAAATTCTTAAGATCTAGAAGGAACCAGAGGAGGGGACTTTATGGCTGTGTAGCAGGTTTAGGAGATGTTAGTGGTTCCATTCTGTATGGCAGTGGTTCTGCATTGGGTGCTGGTGACCGAAGTATGGTAAGAAACTTGTTTGGTGCCTATTCCAGAAATATGGAATCCAATGGTGGTGGAGCCACAAATAAAAGGCAAAGGTTACCATATAGTCCTGCAGAATTAGCAGCCATGGAGGTGGGTCTATATTGTTAAATGTCCGCACTGGTGTTGTTTTTAAAGCTATTAGTTTAGTTTCTCACTTCTGTTTGCTGTGCCACAGGTGAGAGCAATGGAGTGCATTAGGCAGCTGCTCCTTAGGTCCGGTGAAGCTCTCTTTTTGCTTCAACTCCTCTCTCAGCATCACGTCACTCGCCTGGTTCAAGGATTTGATGCTAACCTTCAACAAGCCTTAGTTCAGTTAACATTTCATCAACTTGTTTGTTCCGAGGATGGCGACCGTCTTGCTACAAGGCTTATATCTGCTCTAATGGAGGTAAATATTATTTAGTCAATCCTTAAAAggaattttatttacaaaagtttACACATCAATGTAAATTCTTTTCTTGAATTAACTTTAGGAACTTATATGATAAGTTTTCATAACTATATTGCTTTGCTCCAGTATTACACTGGTACAGATGGCAGGGGAACTGTAGATGACATTAGTAAGAGATTAAGAGAGGGTTGTCCAAGCTACTACAAGGAGTCCGATTACAAATTCTTCTTAGCCGTGGAAGCCCTGGAGAGAGCTGCTGTGACTATAGATGATGAAGAAAAGGAGACTCTTGCTCGTGAGGCATTGAATTCCTTAAGCAAAGTTCCAGAGTCTGCGGACTTACGCACTGTTTGCAAACGTTTTGAGGATTTAAGGTTTATATTTTCTTTCATAGCCTTTTTCCATTTCCATGTCATGTATCATCATTTGTTTCCATAGCCTATGATTAGCCAGCATGCCTTCAATCTCAATGTCAAGTACACTTTCCAATTGCAGGTTTTACGAAGCTGTTGTGTCCTTACCTCTTCAAAAGGCACAGGCTATCGACCCCGCAGGTGATGCTTATAATGATGAAATTGATGCAACAGTCAGAGAACAAGCACTTGCTCAGCGCGAGCAGTGTTATGAGATAATTATCAGCGCTTTGCGCTCACTTAAAGGTGACAGTGACACCTTGCGGAAGGAATTTAGCTCTCCGGTTAGATCTGCTTCACAATCTGCGCTTGATCCAGCCTCTCGGAAAAAGTATATAAGCCA contains:
- the LOC131604032 gene encoding nuclear pore complex protein NUP155-like, with translation MSWEDEVVIRDVTNAGLVVSDRIGREVSSQLDLEEALEASRYASHPYSTHPREWPPLVEVANTWELPPVLIERYRAAGGEGTAFCGIFPEIRRAWASVDNTLFLWRFDKWDGQCPEYSKEEQAICAVSLAKSKPGVFVEAIQYLLILATPVELILVGVCCSGGADGSDPFAEVSLQPLPDYTVSSDGVTMTCVACTDKGRIFFAGRDGHIYELLYSTGSGWQKRCRKVCVTAGLGSVISRWVIPNVFNFGAVDPVVEMVFDNERQILYARTEEMKIQVYVLGPIGDGPLKKVAEERNLVNQKDAHHGSRQSSGSRASSRSPKPSIVSISPLSTLESKWLHLVAVLSDGRRMYLSTSPTSGSLNGFNTNHHKPSCLKVVTTRPAPPWGVSGGLTFGTMALAGRPQNEDLSLKVEAAYYSAGTLILSDASPPTMPSLLVLNKDSSTQSSPSGNLGTGTRNSRALRESVSSLPVEGRMLSVADVLPLPDTLATVQSLYSEIEFGVFESSMESCERVSGKLWARGDLSTQHILPRRRIVIFSTMGMMEIVFNRPLDILRRLLESNFPRSVLEDFFNRFSAGEAAAMCLMLAARIVHSENFISNVIAEKAAEAFEDPRLVGMPQLEGSNALSNTRTGGGGFSMGQVVQEAEPVFSGAHEGLCLCSSRLLFPLWELPVMVIKGSAGASGTSFENGVVVCRLSIGAMQVLEHKLRSLEKFLRSRRNQRRGLYGCVAGLGDVSGSILYGSGSALGAGDRSMVRNLFGAYSRNMESNGGGATNKRQRLPYSPAELAAMEVRAMECIRQLLLRSGEALFLLQLLSQHHVTRLVQGFDANLQQALVQLTFHQLVCSEDGDRLATRLISALMEYYTGTDGRGTVDDISKRLREGCPSYYKESDYKFFLAVEALERAAVTIDDEEKETLAREALNSLSKVPESADLRTVCKRFEDLRFYEAVVSLPLQKAQAIDPAGDAYNDEIDATVREQALAQREQCYEIIISALRSLKGDSDTLRKEFSSPVRSASQSALDPASRKKYISQIVQLGVQSPDRIFHEYLYQAMIDLGLENELLEYGGPDLLSFLQSAGRKPIHEVRAVTATTSPMGQSGAPMSSNQVKYYELLARYYVLKRQHMLAAHALLRLAGRPSTDGVPALEQRCQYLSNAVLQAKNATNSDMLVSSTRSSSDTGLLDMIEGKLAVLRFQIKIKDELEAMASSSEVLQSTSNSVENGIVPEASSTVDANATREKAKELSSDLKSITQLYNEYAVPFKLWETCLEMLYFANYSGDSDSSIVRETWARLIDQAISRGGIAEACSVLKRVGPRLYPGDGTVLQLDIICLHLEKAGLERLNSGVESVGDEDVARALVSACKGAAEPVLNAYDQLLSNGAILPSPNLRLRMLRSVLVVLREWAMSIYSHRMGTGATGSSIILGGGFSLERTVASQGIRDKITSVANRYMTEVRRLALPQSQTEVVYRGFKELEESLISPNSYGRF